A portion of the Cryptomeria japonica chromosome 5, Sugi_1.0, whole genome shotgun sequence genome contains these proteins:
- the LOC131876199 gene encoding uncharacterized protein LOC131876199 — protein MCFRSKEFYDFYENYGITLSYSSPYHPQGNGQAELSNKNLLKIIRRILGDNKKAWDSKLVLAVWADRVTIKKSTGFAPYELVYGKETRFPLNNLLPVYKFVTEECLEEVNFMGDRLMALAELDECRREAQERNLQRQQMVKALHDRKACDRSFKDGESR, from the coding sequence atgtgtttcagatccaagGAGTTCTATGATTTCTATGAAAACTATGGTATCACTCTGTCTtactcatcaccttaccatccccaaggaaatggacaagcagaattaAGCAATAAGAACTTGCTGAAGATTATCAGAAGGATATTGGGTGATAATAAAAAGGCTTGGGACTCAAAATTGGTCTTGGCAGTATGGGCTGATAGAGTGACAATCAAGAAGTCCACAGGAtttgctccatatgagcttgtatatggcaaaGAAACAAGATTTCCCTtaaataatttgcttccagtttataAGTTTGTTACAGAAGAATGTTTGGAAGAAGTAAACTTCATGGGGGACAGATTGATGGCTTTAGCTGAGCTGGATGAATGTAGAAGAGAAGCCCAGGAAAGAAACTTACAAAGGCAACAAATGGTAAAAGCTTTACATGATAGAAAAGCATGTGACAGATCATTTAAAGATGGGGAATCGAGATAA